The Nitrosomonas cryotolerans ATCC 49181 genome includes a window with the following:
- the aroB gene encoding 3-dehydroquinate synthase translates to MQTITVDLASSSEQRSYPIYIGSGILERAELILPHLPQKRVAIVSNTTVAPLYMEKLRIALENHGVTCVPIILPDGEEYKDWETLNKIFDALLKHHCERNTTILALGGGVVGDLTGFAAATYLRGVPFIQIPTTLLAQVDSSVGGKTGINHPLGKNMIGAFYQPRMVMADSVTLNTLSDRELRAGIAEIIKYGLIRDPVFFDWLEQNMMRLLARDPAILNEAIRRSCENKAQIVATDERESGVRALLNLGHTFGHAIENGMGYGVWLHGEAVAAGIVLAAELSRRMKLISETDVVRIRKIFSQAGLPIHAPKLTPENYLQLMTLDKKVDAGRTRFILLNRIGEAVMRADVPRAVLFETLSDCATA, encoded by the coding sequence ATGCAGACTATTACAGTAGACCTTGCTTCATCTTCAGAGCAACGTAGCTATCCAATTTATATCGGTAGTGGTATTTTAGAGCGGGCAGAATTAATCCTGCCTCATTTGCCACAGAAACGTGTTGCTATCGTGAGTAATACTACCGTAGCGCCACTGTATATGGAAAAATTGCGTATAGCGCTGGAAAATCATGGTGTAACTTGCGTGCCGATTATTCTGCCTGATGGTGAGGAATACAAGGATTGGGAAACCTTAAATAAGATTTTTGATGCTTTATTAAAACATCATTGTGAGCGGAATACTACAATTCTAGCATTAGGCGGGGGTGTTGTCGGTGATCTAACAGGGTTTGCAGCAGCAACCTACTTACGCGGCGTTCCATTTATTCAAATTCCCACCACATTATTAGCACAGGTGGATTCATCTGTTGGAGGTAAAACCGGAATTAATCATCCGCTTGGTAAAAATATGATCGGTGCGTTTTATCAGCCCCGCATGGTCATGGCTGACAGCGTAACATTGAATACTTTGTCTGACAGGGAATTGCGAGCAGGTATTGCTGAAATTATCAAGTATGGCTTAATTCGAGATCCTGTCTTTTTTGACTGGCTTGAACAAAATATGATGCGCTTACTTGCACGTGATCCCGCTATTTTGAACGAAGCGATTCGTCGTAGCTGTGAAAATAAGGCTCAAATTGTTGCCACAGATGAAAGGGAAAGCGGGGTGCGTGCGCTGCTGAATCTCGGACACACTTTTGGTCATGCGATTGAAAATGGTATGGGTTATGGTGTTTGGTTACATGGAGAAGCAGTGGCAGCAGGAATAGTATTGGCGGCTGAGTTATCACGACGTATGAAACTCATAAGTGAAACGGATGTTGTGCGTATACGCAAGATTTTTTCTCAGGCAGGGCTTCCGATACACGCGCCAAAACTCACGCCTGAAAATTATCTACAGCTCATGACTCTGGACAAAAAGGTTGATGCAGGTAGAACTCGCTTTATTTTGCTAAACCGTATTGGTGAAGCGGTTATGCGTGCTGATGTTCCACGGGCAGTATTATTTGAGACATTATCGGATTGTGCCACGGCATGA
- a CDS encoding deoxyguanosinetriphosphate triphosphohydrolase: MNNLAPYAVSSSNTRGRRIAETPPIGRSEFQRDRDRIIHSTAFRRLEYKTQVFVNHEGDLFRTRLTHSLEVAQIGRSIARNLYLNEDLVEAITLAHDLGHTPFGHAGQDALNDCMKNYGGFEHNLQSLRVVDVLEDRYAAFDGLNLCFETREGILKHAAKKTARKMGEVGERFVLNQRPSLEAQLANLADEIAYNNHDVDDGIRSGLITQTQLEEVTIFSRHLERVKKQYPVLSGRRLTHETVRSMINTLVIDLTRQSMDNIKNAEVDSLSAVHLAPHLIGFSDKVKKEQQELKRFLRDNLYQHYRVVRMGNKARHTIEKLFDIFTANIQLLPPKYQVKFHLDEHQAIADYIAGMTDRYAIKEYQRLFTIEEN, from the coding sequence ATGAATAACTTAGCACCTTACGCAGTTTCATCAAGTAATACGCGTGGTCGGCGCATTGCTGAGACACCACCTATCGGACGGAGTGAATTTCAGCGCGATCGTGATCGGATTATTCATTCTACCGCATTCCGCCGTCTTGAATACAAAACTCAGGTTTTTGTCAATCATGAGGGAGATTTGTTTCGTACACGTTTGACGCATAGCCTGGAAGTTGCACAAATTGGTCGCTCTATTGCCAGAAATCTGTACCTGAATGAAGACTTAGTAGAAGCGATCACGTTAGCTCATGATCTAGGACATACGCCATTTGGTCATGCTGGTCAGGATGCATTAAATGACTGCATGAAAAATTATGGTGGTTTCGAGCATAATCTACAGTCTTTACGCGTGGTGGATGTACTGGAGGATCGTTATGCTGCCTTTGACGGTTTAAATCTTTGTTTTGAAACTCGCGAAGGCATACTCAAGCATGCGGCCAAAAAAACCGCCCGTAAAATGGGTGAGGTCGGTGAGCGTTTTGTACTCAATCAGAGGCCATCTCTGGAGGCACAATTAGCTAATCTTGCAGATGAAATTGCTTATAATAATCATGATGTTGATGATGGTATTCGTTCCGGTTTGATTACGCAGACACAGCTGGAAGAAGTGACTATCTTTTCTCGCCATTTGGAGCGGGTAAAAAAACAATATCCTGTCCTTTCAGGACGGCGTCTGACACATGAAACTGTGCGTAGTATGATTAATACACTGGTTATCGATTTAACCAGGCAGAGTATGGATAATATAAAAAATGCCGAGGTGGATAGCCTTTCCGCGGTACATTTGGCACCGCATTTGATTGGTTTCAGTGATAAGGTAAAAAAGGAACAGCAGGAATTAAAGAGATTTCTGCGTGATAATCTTTATCAGCATTACCGTGTGGTGCGTATGGGTAATAAAGCGCGCCACACGATAGAAAAGTTATTTGATATCTTTACTGCTAATATCCAGCTTCTTCCTCCGAAATATCAAGTGAAATTTCATCTGGACGAGCACCAGGCAATAGCTGATTATATCGCTGGTATGACTGATCGTTATGCGATCAAGGAATATCAACGATTATTTACTATCGAAGAAAACTGA
- a CDS encoding helix-turn-helix domain-containing protein: MSKKRMQYSTEFKAKIALAAIRGEETVPQLAARYHIHPTQINSWKRHLIEKASDLFGKNGDANNKSGHSADDLHRVTGQLTVERDFLARKLDH; the protein is encoded by the coding sequence ATGAGCAAGAAACGCATGCAATATTCAACAGAATTCAAAGCCAAAATAGCCTTGGCAGCAATACGTGGAGAAGAAACGGTACCACAACTAGCCGCTCGTTATCATATCCATCCCACGCAGATTAATAGCTGGAAACGTCATTTGATTGAAAAAGCCAGTGATTTGTTTGGTAAGAATGGTGACGCCAATAATAAGAGTGGTCATAGTGCCGACGATTTACATCGCGTGACTGGGCAATTGACGGTGGAACGCGATTTTTTAGCCAGAAAGCTCGATCATTAA
- a CDS encoding IS3 family transposase, with protein MIEHHEKLSQSRQCHLLGVARSSYYYQPQPTDGSELILLRQMDEQYLKTPQYGSRSYATWFRRQRRMIGRKKATSMMKILGIISTAPKPKTSIPAKQHKKYPYLLKGRTISRPNQVWATDITYVPMEKGFGYLVAIMDWHSRKVLSWRISNTLDADFCVQALEAAIQDHGCPRIMNSDQGVQFTSETFTSMLKTNGIQISMDGKGCYYDNIFVERLWRTVKYEHLYTREFNNLKEVRKSLNIWFNWYNQERFHQSLDDLTPDEVYYQKYAIPQAA; from the coding sequence ATGATCGAGCACCACGAGAAACTAAGTCAATCGCGTCAATGCCATTTACTGGGTGTTGCACGCTCGTCGTATTATTATCAGCCACAACCCACAGATGGGAGTGAGTTAATCTTGTTGCGTCAAATGGATGAGCAGTATTTGAAAACACCACAGTATGGTTCACGCAGTTATGCCACGTGGTTCAGGCGCCAGAGGAGGATGATAGGCCGCAAGAAAGCCACTTCAATGATGAAGATACTGGGCATTATTAGCACAGCACCAAAGCCCAAAACCAGTATTCCGGCCAAGCAGCACAAGAAGTATCCTTATCTGCTCAAAGGTAGGACCATTAGTCGTCCCAACCAAGTTTGGGCGACCGATATCACTTACGTGCCGATGGAAAAAGGTTTTGGCTATCTTGTTGCTATTATGGACTGGCATTCGCGTAAAGTATTGAGCTGGCGCATATCCAACACACTGGACGCTGATTTCTGTGTCCAGGCTTTGGAAGCTGCCATTCAGGATCATGGCTGTCCGAGAATCATGAATAGTGATCAGGGTGTGCAGTTTACCAGTGAGACATTTACATCAATGCTAAAAACCAATGGTATACAGATCAGCATGGATGGCAAGGGCTGCTACTATGACAATATTTTTGTTGAACGACTATGGCGTACAGTCAAATACGAACATTTATATACTCGGGAATTTAACAATCTAAAGGAGGTAAGAAAAAGTTTAAATATTTGGTTCAATTGGTACAATCAGGAACGTTTTCATCAAAGTCTTGATGATCTAACACCAGATGAAGTTTACTATCAGAAGTATGCAATTCCTCAAGCTGCCTGA
- the hemE gene encoding uroporphyrinogen decarboxylase: MTKPKNDTLLRALLRQPVEYTPVWLMRQAGRYLSEYNETRARAGNFLALCKNPNFATEVTMQPLARFPLDAAILFSDILTIPDAMGLGLYFAEGEGPMFERPLREELEIRSLAVPDPDTHLRYVMDAVSQIRRTLDNQVPLIGFSGSPFTLACYMVEGRGGTDFRIIKTMLYQRPELLHHILEINAQAVTTYLNAQIEAGAQAVMIFDTWGGALSHAAYQEFSLHYIKQIVAGLKREQDGARIPSVVFTKGGGLWLESIANSGYDAVGLDWTIDIGEARRRVGDKVALQGNLDPSILFAEPTIIAAEVEKILVSFGHGNGHVFNLGHGISQFTPPENAAALVEAVHTLSRKFH; the protein is encoded by the coding sequence ATGACTAAACCAAAAAACGATACCTTATTACGTGCATTATTGAGACAACCTGTTGAGTACACACCTGTTTGGCTGATGCGCCAAGCCGGACGTTACCTATCTGAATATAATGAAACCCGCGCCCGTGCCGGTAACTTTCTTGCGTTATGCAAAAATCCTAATTTTGCAACTGAAGTGACGATGCAACCCTTAGCAAGATTCCCACTGGATGCAGCGATATTATTTTCGGATATCCTGACCATTCCTGATGCGATGGGATTAGGATTGTATTTTGCCGAAGGTGAAGGACCAATGTTCGAGCGGCCTTTGCGTGAAGAATTGGAGATCCGTTCATTGGCAGTACCCGATCCTGATACACATTTGCGTTATGTGATGGATGCTGTTTCACAAATTCGTAGGACGCTAGATAACCAGGTTCCATTAATTGGTTTTTCAGGCAGTCCTTTTACACTTGCTTGTTACATGGTGGAAGGTCGTGGTGGTACTGATTTTCGTATAATTAAAACGATGCTATACCAGCGGCCTGAGTTGCTGCATCATATTCTTGAAATCAATGCTCAAGCAGTTACTACCTATCTCAACGCACAGATTGAAGCAGGCGCGCAGGCAGTCATGATTTTTGATACCTGGGGCGGAGCACTTTCACATGCTGCTTACCAGGAATTTTCATTGCATTATATAAAGCAGATTGTGGCAGGGTTAAAGCGAGAGCAGGATGGTGCACGTATTCCTAGTGTCGTTTTTACTAAGGGTGGCGGATTATGGTTAGAGAGTATTGCCAATAGTGGTTATGATGCAGTTGGACTTGATTGGACTATCGATATTGGTGAAGCACGTCGTCGCGTGGGTGATAAAGTTGCTTTGCAAGGTAATCTTGATCCTTCGATATTATTTGCAGAACCTACTATCATTGCTGCAGAAGTTGAGAAAATTTTGGTTAGTTTTGGTCATGGTAATGGTCATGTTTTTAATCTTGGACATGGTATTTCGCAATTTACACCACCTGAAAACGCCGCAGCTTTGGTTGAAGCAGTCCATACATTGAGTCGTAAGTTTCATTAA
- a CDS encoding response regulator transcription factor codes for MHILIIEDDLAIAANLYDFLESRGHSADAAANGIAGLHLAVTQRFDGILLDLGLPGMNGINLCRKLRQESQIDTPILMLTARDTLEDKLAGFEHGADDYLVKPFALKEVEARLFAMHKRYSGRVANRRLEVDSLSFDPKTLSIRFADKDVKLPPKCIRLLALMMSEPGRVFSRKELELEAWEGIQETSDTLRSHMHVLRRALVRAGGYDPIETVHGLGYCLASRVQA; via the coding sequence GTGCACATTCTGATTATTGAAGATGATTTGGCTATTGCTGCTAATCTGTATGATTTTTTGGAATCACGAGGCCATAGCGCTGATGCCGCAGCTAATGGTATAGCAGGACTTCACCTTGCGGTTACACAACGTTTTGATGGTATTCTGCTTGATCTAGGGTTGCCGGGGATGAACGGTATTAATTTGTGTCGAAAGCTTCGACAGGAATCGCAGATTGATACACCAATACTCATGCTGACTGCGCGTGATACACTGGAAGATAAGCTGGCAGGCTTTGAGCATGGTGCGGATGATTATCTAGTCAAGCCATTTGCACTGAAAGAAGTTGAAGCACGTCTTTTTGCTATGCATAAACGTTATAGCGGAAGAGTTGCCAATCGTAGACTAGAAGTTGATAGTTTATCATTTGATCCAAAAACGCTATCAATTCGCTTTGCTGATAAAGATGTCAAGCTGCCACCAAAATGCATTCGCCTGCTTGCGTTGATGATGAGTGAACCTGGTCGAGTTTTCAGTCGGAAGGAATTAGAATTGGAAGCTTGGGAAGGTATACAGGAAACCAGTGATACATTACGCAGTCATATGCATGTTTTACGACGTGCGTTAGTGCGAGCGGGTGGCTACGATCCGATTGAAACCGTCCATGGCCTTGGCTATTGTTTAGCTTCTCGTGTTCAAGCTTAA
- a CDS encoding sensor histidine kinase, with protein MFKLKIERGLRLRVALTLATFCIFIVGALGISLYFASDNFEAAHIEQVIRIEMDHLVQRYRKHSDFIPQIGSHLRSYVIRNIDEELRLPAYLRGLNARYHRIYHDAEDIHVLVRSVDDVKFFVAYRIALHNQRLNELRFLILFSLFSVVAIAFTVGYLLAGLLVKQVTDLAERVKLLAPGDIKGKALTRPEMDEEVAHLARALDDYQSRIKRLLQREQEFTANVSHELRTPITTILTSCELLLVERDLPDKVHYRVNMIEAAATRMGEQLQALLFLAREQALGTLESVALTECIYDAADPLCIEIYRKKLVFEVTIAPEVVLVLNRQALYTVLVNLLRNAVQYTENGFVRVESQGSRLSISDSGIGIEPAFLPLLYERFFRGSALGEGLGIGLVIVKRICEYYGWIIEVESVPGHGSTFHITFP; from the coding sequence GTGTTCAAGCTTAAGATTGAACGCGGCCTTCGTTTACGTGTTGCGCTAACACTGGCAACATTCTGTATTTTTATTGTTGGAGCGTTGGGTATTAGTCTTTATTTTGCTTCTGATAATTTTGAGGCAGCACATATTGAGCAAGTTATCAGAATAGAGATGGATCATCTTGTTCAGCGCTACCGGAAACATTCCGATTTTATTCCGCAAATTGGTTCTCACCTCAGAAGTTATGTTATCCGTAATATAGATGAAGAGCTTCGCCTTCCTGCTTACCTGCGAGGGCTTAATGCGCGATATCATAGGATTTATCATGACGCTGAGGATATCCATGTCCTGGTACGGTCTGTTGATGATGTAAAATTTTTTGTTGCTTATCGGATTGCGCTTCATAATCAGCGGTTAAATGAGCTGAGATTTCTGATTCTATTTTCTCTGTTTTCGGTAGTTGCCATTGCGTTCACGGTGGGTTATCTGCTAGCCGGATTACTGGTTAAGCAAGTCACGGATCTTGCCGAACGAGTAAAATTGCTTGCGCCTGGTGATATAAAGGGAAAAGCTTTGACGCGTCCCGAGATGGACGAGGAAGTAGCGCATCTGGCACGCGCGCTAGATGATTATCAGAGTCGTATCAAGCGATTACTTCAGAGAGAACAGGAATTCACAGCTAATGTCAGTCACGAGCTACGTACACCGATCACCACTATTCTAACAAGCTGTGAGTTATTGCTCGTCGAACGTGATTTGCCGGATAAGGTGCATTATCGCGTTAACATGATTGAAGCGGCAGCAACGCGAATGGGTGAACAGTTACAGGCTTTATTATTTTTAGCGCGTGAGCAGGCGTTAGGTACTCTTGAATCCGTTGCGTTAACCGAATGTATCTATGACGCAGCCGATCCTCTTTGTATCGAGATTTATCGAAAAAAACTTGTTTTTGAAGTTACTATTGCACCAGAAGTTGTTCTTGTATTAAACCGACAAGCTTTATATACCGTCCTTGTGAATCTATTGCGTAATGCTGTGCAATATACAGAAAATGGCTTCGTTCGAGTAGAGTCCCAAGGGTCGCGCTTATCAATTTCTGATTCGGGTATTGGTATTGAACCCGCATTTCTGCCACTACTTTATGAACGATTCTTCCGTGGATCGGCATTGGGAGAAGGTCTGGGTATTGGGCTGGTTATCGTCAAACGTATTTGTGAATACTATGGCTGGATAATTGAAGTTGAAAGCGTACCAGGACATGGCTCTACCTTCCACATTACATTCCCCTGA
- a CDS encoding YbcC family protein has protein sequence MKTENLSFDEHQVLHDLNHYLPMQAPLKNFIHHNTLHSFQNDMKFFDALRTAKKMWGYFTTLELDEYRDLYRSKRIRKDILERAIVERKGAESIDEWMQKLLNEKYDTSVSARVGELRKNWKKYYSIDLDQMVHAFLFRILCHYLDQGISVWPFPVGNKDFLSCIKEMEEKSFTSFFKTKRARNLLISGNCKIEDLLKIVVGDETLYKQYLFDQQFAHPGWSGMVSSVQLDPDSLLNKKKISIHDLVVLELLMEIDALDSHFGESWQPLGTVLENRPVNLFSEVPQTEFDEVLEILHEAFEWSYYDQVLVGIALQDKSWEKKVANKSFQTFFCIDDRLTSFRRYLEQNDPNCETFTTAGFFNVELYYKPEHGNFATKCCPAPVFPKYLVKEVGSQLKMKKDVVFHKHSHSLFQGWLISQTVGFFTAIKLAFDIFRPTAMPAMASSFLHVDSNAKLTVENQDPSDIEDGLQVGFTIKEMTQRVQGVLTSTGLTGSGKGASFAPIVYMIGHGASSVNNTHYTAYDCGACGGRPGSVNARSFCTMANHPEVRAALAKNGIKIPDETQFLPGLHDTTRDDVYFYDEHILTPENAANHKKNIPVFIESLDMHAKERSRRLVSINTKASAKEIHNEVRRRSVSLFEPRPELNHATNAVSIIGRRSLTEKLFLDRRASTSSYDYRTDPDGKYLGVSMGPIGPVMGGIDLEYFFSRTDNHRMGAGTKLPYNVMGLNGVANGSDGDLRTGLPYQMIEVHDPVRLLVIVEHYPKVLLRVLKEAAANFSFYENEWVVLVAVHPETGDLHLYKGNGNFIIYNPLLKELETISDLDKLMESAKKAKHTYVVEATEENLPVYLIDTDNDKAKK, from the coding sequence ATGAAAACAGAAAATTTATCTTTTGACGAACATCAGGTGCTTCATGACCTGAATCATTACTTGCCTATGCAAGCACCGTTAAAGAATTTTATTCACCACAATACCTTGCATTCATTTCAAAATGATATGAAATTCTTTGATGCTTTGCGGACTGCAAAGAAAATGTGGGGTTATTTTACAACATTAGAATTGGATGAATATCGGGACTTATATCGATCCAAGCGTATCCGCAAAGATATCCTGGAAAGGGCAATTGTGGAAAGGAAAGGTGCGGAGTCTATTGATGAATGGATGCAGAAGTTATTAAATGAGAAATATGATACTTCTGTTTCAGCTAGAGTCGGTGAGCTTAGAAAAAACTGGAAGAAATACTATTCGATTGATCTAGATCAAATGGTACATGCGTTTCTTTTCAGGATACTCTGTCATTATCTTGATCAAGGAATATCAGTCTGGCCTTTTCCTGTTGGAAATAAGGACTTCCTTTCTTGTATTAAAGAAATGGAAGAGAAAAGTTTTACAAGCTTTTTTAAAACAAAAAGAGCCCGTAATCTCCTTATTAGTGGAAATTGTAAAATTGAGGATCTGCTAAAAATTGTGGTAGGCGATGAAACACTTTACAAACAATATCTATTTGACCAGCAATTTGCACATCCAGGCTGGTCGGGTATGGTGTCTTCTGTTCAGCTGGACCCAGACTCTCTTTTAAACAAGAAAAAAATATCGATACATGATCTGGTTGTTCTAGAGCTCTTGATGGAAATCGATGCACTGGATTCACATTTTGGAGAGAGCTGGCAACCGCTTGGTACTGTCTTGGAAAATAGACCTGTCAATCTTTTTTCGGAAGTGCCACAGACAGAATTCGATGAAGTTCTTGAGATTCTGCATGAAGCCTTTGAATGGTCATATTATGACCAGGTGTTGGTTGGAATCGCATTGCAGGATAAAAGTTGGGAAAAGAAAGTAGCCAATAAATCATTTCAAACATTTTTTTGTATCGATGATCGACTGACTTCATTTCGTCGCTATCTTGAGCAGAACGATCCAAATTGTGAAACGTTCACAACTGCAGGCTTTTTTAATGTTGAATTATATTATAAGCCTGAGCATGGGAACTTTGCTACAAAATGTTGTCCTGCGCCGGTGTTTCCTAAGTATTTAGTTAAAGAAGTAGGCAGTCAGCTCAAAATGAAAAAGGATGTGGTTTTTCATAAACATTCGCATTCTCTTTTCCAAGGTTGGTTAATCTCCCAAACCGTTGGTTTTTTCACAGCAATTAAGCTGGCTTTTGATATTTTCAGACCTACAGCGATGCCTGCTATGGCCTCATCTTTTTTGCACGTAGATAGCAATGCAAAGCTGACTGTTGAGAATCAGGATCCTTCCGATATAGAAGATGGCCTGCAGGTAGGATTTACTATCAAAGAAATGACTCAGCGAGTGCAAGGTGTCCTGACAAGTACGGGATTGACGGGTAGCGGTAAAGGCGCTTCTTTTGCACCTATTGTATATATGATTGGACATGGTGCTAGTAGCGTTAATAATACACATTATACAGCCTATGATTGCGGTGCTTGTGGTGGTAGACCGGGCTCAGTCAATGCAAGATCATTCTGTACTATGGCGAATCATCCGGAAGTCAGAGCAGCATTGGCTAAGAATGGAATTAAAATTCCGGACGAAACGCAGTTTCTCCCAGGTCTTCATGATACGACGCGTGATGACGTTTATTTTTATGATGAGCATATTCTTACTCCTGAGAATGCAGCTAACCATAAAAAAAATATTCCTGTTTTTATTGAATCGCTCGATATGCATGCAAAAGAAAGATCGAGAAGATTGGTATCAATCAACACCAAAGCGAGTGCTAAAGAAATTCATAATGAGGTACGCAGGAGATCTGTTTCTCTGTTTGAACCACGTCCTGAACTTAATCATGCTACAAATGCGGTCAGTATTATTGGAAGACGGAGCTTAACTGAGAAATTATTTTTAGATCGACGGGCATCTACCAGCTCCTATGATTATAGAACTGATCCGGATGGGAAGTATTTAGGAGTTTCCATGGGGCCTATTGGACCGGTTATGGGCGGAATCGATCTCGAATATTTTTTCTCGCGAACAGATAATCATAGAATGGGCGCAGGAACGAAATTACCTTATAACGTTATGGGACTCAATGGAGTTGCCAATGGTAGTGATGGTGATCTGAGAACAGGTCTGCCGTATCAGATGATTGAGGTACATGATCCTGTTCGTCTTTTAGTAATCGTTGAACATTATCCGAAGGTGCTTTTAAGGGTGCTCAAAGAGGCTGCGGCAAATTTCTCATTTTATGAGAATGAATGGGTTGTTTTAGTTGCTGTTCATCCGGAAACAGGGGATCTTCATTTGTACAAAGGAAATGGAAATTTCATAATCTATAACCCATTATTGAAAGAGCTTGAAACCATATCGGATCTTGACAAGCTCATGGAGTCTGCAAAGAAAGCGAAACATACCTATGTAGTCGAAGCAACGGAAGAAAACCTGCCTGTGTACTTGATTGATACTGATAATGATAAGGCTAAAAAATGA
- a CDS encoding proton-conducting transporter membrane subunit — MNPLLVAIFESLILIPLIGFVLSLLIPKIEEGVISWIAYLTVGLHMIVTWLFLVLWVIEGQPVLELIEYTLYDTANYVFNIAFYFDIVTAIFLFLGSFLSFLVTVYSRWYLHRESGYKRFFNTILFFYIGYNLVILSGNFETLFIGWEIFGICSFLLIGYYRDRFLPVKNALKIFTVFRIADMGLIVTIWLSHHLWHENITFSKLSDSDLIVSHLENHTTVGLIISLMLVLTAAVKSAQIPFTSWVPRAMEGPTPSSAIFYGSLAVHLGAFLLLRTYPFWEHQVEIVALLVVIGLTTSIIATLISRVQSSIKTQIAYSSAAQIGLIFIEIALGFHTLAFVHIIGNAFLRTYQLLVSPSVVTYLIRDQFFNFVPIEYSDKDSAFKRIKYSIYLLSIKEFNLDSFIYIILWNPMKWIGRKLNFVSEGIAGNFVTISYIVGVLWLLIAKDLIPNAVYDYFPAIFAFIGLLLLLRSFTERKSAKLSWALVVVNHLWIALAISFYPEVDVIEVVIYLSGVIFTGIMGYACLDRLTALEQRIDWNDYQGHVYEHPFLALVFLIACLGLMGFPITPTFLGVDLMFTHIHTDQVDLAIILAIDFILIGLSLVRMYSRIFLGPHVKDYHSIPYKSS; from the coding sequence ATGAATCCATTACTCGTAGCTATATTTGAGTCTCTAATACTTATCCCATTAATCGGCTTTGTTCTTAGTTTATTAATACCTAAAATAGAAGAAGGCGTGATCTCGTGGATTGCTTATTTAACAGTTGGCCTACACATGATTGTTACCTGGTTATTCTTGGTGCTTTGGGTGATTGAAGGTCAACCGGTTCTGGAATTAATCGAATATACGCTTTATGATACAGCGAATTATGTATTCAATATTGCTTTCTATTTCGATATTGTCACGGCCATTTTTCTTTTCCTGGGTAGTTTCTTATCATTTCTAGTAACGGTTTATTCTAGATGGTATTTACACCGCGAAAGTGGCTATAAGCGTTTTTTCAACACAATACTTTTTTTCTATATCGGTTATAACCTTGTAATTCTTTCAGGAAACTTTGAGACGCTCTTTATTGGTTGGGAAATTTTTGGAATTTGTTCGTTTTTGTTGATTGGATACTATAGAGATAGATTCTTACCTGTGAAAAACGCGTTAAAAATTTTCACAGTATTTCGCATTGCGGATATGGGTTTGATTGTTACTATCTGGTTAAGTCATCATTTATGGCATGAGAATATTACTTTTTCGAAACTATCTGATAGTGATCTGATAGTTTCGCACCTTGAAAACCATACTACAGTCGGTCTGATTATATCGCTGATGTTGGTGTTGACTGCCGCTGTTAAATCGGCACAGATTCCATTCACATCCTGGGTGCCACGCGCAATGGAGGGACCCACGCCTTCCAGTGCGATTTTTTATGGCTCACTTGCTGTTCATTTGGGTGCCTTTCTTTTACTGAGAACCTATCCATTCTGGGAACATCAGGTCGAAATAGTTGCATTACTAGTTGTCATAGGATTAACGACAAGTATTATTGCCACGTTAATATCACGCGTTCAATCATCAATTAAAACACAAATTGCTTACTCATCAGCAGCCCAGATTGGTCTGATTTTTATTGAAATTGCACTTGGCTTTCATACGCTTGCCTTTGTTCATATTATAGGAAATGCTTTCTTACGGACTTATCAGCTCTTAGTGTCACCTTCGGTCGTTACCTATCTAATACGCGATCAGTTCTTTAATTTTGTTCCGATCGAATATTCTGATAAAGATTCAGCCTTTAAACGGATTAAATACTCAATTTATTTATTGAGTATCAAAGAGTTCAATTTGGATTCTTTCATATATATTATTTTGTGGAATCCTATGAAGTGGATCGGTAGAAAGCTGAATTTTGTATCAGAAGGCATTGCTGGCAATTTTGTGACTATTAGTTATATCGTAGGCGTGCTGTGGTTATTAATTGCTAAAGATCTAATACCGAACGCGGTATATGACTATTTCCCTGCAATTTTCGCATTTATTGGGCTACTGCTATTACTCAGATCATTCACTGAAAGAAAAAGCGCGAAGCTTAGTTGGGCGCTTGTCGTTGTCAACCATTTGTGGATCGCTCTAGCGATATCATTTTATCCCGAGGTAGATGTCATCGAGGTTGTTATCTATCTAAGCGGCGTGATATTTACAGGTATTATGGGATATGCCTGTTTGGATAGGCTCACAGCATTGGAACAGAGAATTGACTGGAATGATTACCAGGGGCATGTTTATGAGCATCCTTTCTTGGCATTAGTTTTCCTGATTGCGTGTCTGGGCTTAATGGGGTTCCCCATTACACCAACCTTCTTAGGAGTTGATCTGATGTTTACACATATTCATACAGATCAAGTTGATTTAGCAATTATTCTCGCAATTGATTTCATATTAATTGGCCTCTCGTTGGTGCGGATGTACTCACGTATTTTCCTTGGGCCTCATGTGAAAGATTACCATTCTATTCCGTATAAAAGTTCTTGA